The Pelagibacterium halotolerans B2 genome has a segment encoding these proteins:
- a CDS encoding pseudouridine synthase, which yields MLNPMPKTFSYRPPTDPWLDILHEDADIVVFNKPSGLLSVPGKDPALFDSLQSRALERFPGAGTIHRLDKDTSGIIVMARHKGAHGHIGKQFEYRQTTKFYIARVWGHVAEDEGLVDLPLATDWENKPRQEVNHARGRASQTRWEVIGREDGATRLKLIPITGRTHQLRVHMKEIGHPILGDEFYATGEALAAADRLQLHAAELGFRHPSGGEPVVFRSEPPF from the coding sequence ATGCTCAATCCCATGCCCAAGACCTTCAGCTACCGGCCACCCACCGACCCCTGGCTCGACATCCTCCACGAGGATGCCGACATCGTGGTGTTCAACAAGCCCTCGGGCCTATTGAGCGTGCCGGGCAAGGACCCGGCGCTGTTCGACAGCCTGCAAAGCCGGGCGCTGGAGCGGTTTCCGGGCGCAGGAACGATCCACAGACTCGACAAGGACACTTCGGGCATCATCGTGATGGCCAGGCACAAGGGCGCGCACGGCCATATCGGCAAGCAGTTCGAATATCGCCAAACGACGAAATTTTATATCGCGCGGGTCTGGGGCCATGTGGCCGAGGACGAAGGGCTCGTCGATCTGCCGCTGGCGACGGACTGGGAGAACAAGCCGCGCCAGGAGGTCAACCATGCGCGCGGCCGGGCCAGCCAGACGCGCTGGGAAGTCATAGGGCGCGAGGATGGCGCAACCCGGCTCAAACTGATCCCGATCACGGGGCGCACGCATCAATTGCGGGTGCATATGAAAGAGATCGGGCATCCGATCCTTGGCGATGAATTCTATGCGACCGGGGAGGCGCTTGCCGCTGCCGACCGGCTGCAATTACACGCGGCCGAACTCGGATTCAGGCATCCCAGCGGGGGAGAACCCGTGGTGTTTCGGTCCGAACCGCCTTTTTAA
- a CDS encoding transglycosylase SLT domain-containing protein: MLAKRLIALFAVLVLGLSAVPANAQSHTRAEVEVLAQYYAQHYGVPLELVRRVINRESTFNPAARNGPYYGLMQILPETARTMGFRGQPSDLLNAETNLIYAVK, from the coding sequence ATGCTTGCAAAACGGCTGATCGCGCTGTTTGCCGTCCTCGTTCTGGGGTTGTCGGCCGTGCCTGCCAACGCGCAGAGCCACACCCGTGCCGAAGTCGAGGTTCTCGCCCAGTATTACGCCCAACATTACGGCGTTCCGCTCGAACTGGTCCGTCGTGTGATCAACCGTGAGAGCACCTTCAATCCCGCGGCGCGCAACGGGCCCTATTACGGGTTGATGCAGATTTTGCCCGAGACGGCCCGCACCATGGGCTTTCGCGGTCAGCCCTCCGATCTGCTCAACGCCGAAACCAACCTTATCTACGCCGTCAAATAG
- a CDS encoding autotransporter assembly complex protein TamA, translated as MKANKRHSLIAFCVAGTLLAGPVYGFELFGIQFFGSEAQDADAVIGDPRTYDLTFETGTEGDVDAALRGASNLWGDRDQPASGVPGLLAKARGDYARMIGALYNLGYYGGSVSILVNGREASSIPPDASLPEPSQIRVTVDPGPQFVFGPLRVTNRAPMPVLEADRVEAPSEIGFVTGQVARATIIAQTEQRLVEAWRQLGYPKAQIASRDVVADHPSRTLEVSIVVDPGAYAAIGSIGVQGTQNMSPAFIVRQTGLVQGAEYDPDDIERARERLTRLGVFRSMRIEAAEQVQPNGQLPYQIIVQEQALRRFGIGASYGTLDGLGVEGYWLHRNLFGEAERLRLDARVAGISFPIDTAEFDYAFGGTFTKPGIFTPETDLVASLSADRSVLPLYTETSVQGRLGIEQLFTDDISGGLGLQFQHSYFEDDATFGNRNFTTAGLYGRGVFDNRDSDLDPTEGFYLEANVDPLYEFEYENFLARATLEGRAYFAFDEDANYVLAGRVKAGAVAGPSLAEIPPDLLFFAGGGGSVRGYAYRSIGVDDGMGNVTGGRYLLEASVEGRVRFNDQFGAVAFVDGGYVAADTFPGLDQLRLGAGVGIRYYTALGPLRLDVAVPLNKSPGDPDYALYVGIGQSF; from the coding sequence GTGAAAGCCAATAAGCGCCATAGCCTGATCGCCTTTTGTGTGGCCGGTACGCTTCTTGCCGGTCCGGTCTATGGATTCGAGCTGTTCGGCATCCAGTTCTTCGGCTCGGAAGCGCAAGACGCCGACGCTGTGATCGGCGATCCGCGCACCTATGATCTGACCTTCGAGACCGGCACGGAGGGCGATGTGGATGCCGCGCTGCGCGGTGCCTCCAATCTCTGGGGCGACCGCGACCAGCCCGCATCCGGCGTGCCCGGACTTCTGGCCAAGGCGCGCGGCGATTATGCCCGCATGATCGGAGCGCTCTACAATCTGGGTTATTACGGGGGCTCGGTCTCCATACTGGTCAATGGCCGCGAGGCTTCCTCGATACCGCCCGATGCCAGCCTCCCCGAACCCAGCCAGATCAGGGTTACGGTTGATCCCGGTCCTCAATTTGTCTTCGGCCCGCTGCGCGTCACCAATCGGGCGCCCATGCCTGTTCTCGAAGCCGATAGGGTCGAGGCGCCTTCCGAAATCGGGTTCGTGACCGGCCAGGTGGCGCGCGCCACCATCATCGCCCAGACCGAACAGCGCCTCGTCGAAGCCTGGCGGCAACTGGGGTATCCCAAGGCGCAGATCGCATCGCGCGATGTGGTTGCCGACCATCCCAGCCGCACGCTCGAAGTTTCCATAGTGGTCGATCCGGGCGCCTACGCCGCCATTGGCTCCATCGGGGTCCAGGGCACACAAAATATGAGCCCGGCCTTCATCGTGCGTCAGACCGGCCTGGTCCAGGGGGCTGAATATGACCCCGACGATATCGAACGGGCCCGCGAGCGCCTGACCCGGCTGGGCGTATTCCGCTCGATGCGCATCGAGGCTGCCGAGCAGGTTCAACCCAACGGGCAGTTGCCCTATCAGATCATCGTGCAGGAACAGGCTTTGCGCCGCTTCGGCATCGGCGCGAGCTATGGCACGCTCGACGGTCTGGGCGTCGAAGGCTATTGGCTGCACCGCAATCTGTTCGGCGAGGCCGAGCGTCTGCGTCTCGATGCCCGCGTCGCCGGCATCAGTTTCCCCATCGATACCGCAGAGTTCGATTATGCCTTCGGCGGCACCTTCACCAAACCGGGCATTTTCACCCCCGAGACCGATCTCGTTGCTTCGCTCAGCGCCGATCGCTCCGTCCTGCCGCTCTATACAGAAACCTCCGTCCAGGGCCGTCTGGGCATCGAACAGCTCTTTACCGACGACATTTCCGGGGGGCTCGGGCTGCAGTTCCAGCATTCCTATTTCGAGGACGACGCGACCTTCGGAAACCGCAATTTCACGACGGCCGGTCTCTATGGGCGCGGCGTGTTCGACAATCGCGATTCCGATCTCGACCCGACCGAAGGGTTCTATCTCGAAGCCAATGTCGATCCGCTCTATGAGTTCGAGTATGAAAATTTCCTCGCCCGCGCGACGCTCGAAGGCCGCGCCTATTTCGCCTTCGACGAGGACGCCAACTATGTCCTTGCCGGCCGCGTCAAGGCGGGCGCTGTGGCGGGCCCGTCGCTGGCCGAAATTCCCCCCGACCTGCTGTTTTTTGCCGGCGGTGGCGGCTCGGTGCGCGGCTATGCCTATCGCTCCATCGGCGTCGATGACGGCATGGGCAATGTGACGGGGGGACGCTATCTCCTCGAAGCCTCGGTGGAAGGCCGCGTGCGCTTCAACGACCAGTTCGGCGCCGTCGCCTTTGTCGATGGCGGCTATGTCGCCGCCGATACATTCCCCGGCCTCGACCAGTTGCGCCTCGGAGCTGGTGTGGGCATCCGCTATTATACCGCGCTCGGACCCTTGCGGCTCGACGTCGCCGTACCCTTGAACAAGAGCCCGGGCGATCCCGATTACGCGCTCTATGTCGGTATAGGACAATCGTTCTGA
- a CDS encoding translocation/assembly module TamB domain-containing protein, giving the protein MRVLAAIAVVSLAMPVPAMAQEAERESLMDMLARATQLNETEQRGALVGFVENQISTPDRQIRLNGIDGALSSNASIDQITISDTEGIWLIVENAQLQWNQGALLFGRLEIQSLSADSIAYIRNPVSTEAPTAPSPEAGGFSVPELPVAVILENLSVPNVRFGEQVFGLGSEISLAGSMTLDGGAIDAVLDIERLDGPGGTLDLDLQYANDTREIDLGLELVEPEDGIVANLLNIEGRPEIALGLQGAGPIDDLDIDLTFDADGNRILTGEGTLDQTTQGLAIAADLGGPLSTVLPAAYRDFFGEQTTLSLDALMRDAGGFEISDLSLSGGELSLLANAATTADGFLSRLDMSGEIAPVSGDTVTLPVPGASTRIERAGFAVDYGGEGSDQWSGRLEMVGFETPDFAAQSLVLDISGVAADLDDPANRRVTFNGDGMLEGVTAASEEISQALGSSIGFGLAGMWEAGQPITLAQLRLVAQALNFEAAGQIEDNVFTGDLALTTESIAPFSGLAERELSGAIALAANGTISPLSGGFNLTLDGTGTDLSVDDDIADNLLDGTVALTGRVARSEAGLEAETFRIANEQVEMVADGTYATGTADFSFDLALADLALINPEMSGRLTATGTAQGAEGNIALPADIDIPEGTLGGRTLRNANIGFDGTSSEEGLVGALSGAAALDGFRVTLSSDIDNNAERLRLSDIAFEAPGTALSGNLTRFADGLLDGRLTLDAPNIETAAALALVDASGAAHADIALDREGESQSAEIAASLNAVRFNDITIGSADVEATITDLFGVPVIDGSINGADIVAAGTNVQTVSLTATASQETTRFSGDASLNAGTEVTLAGLLEPIADGYRVALDDFRLAQGQLSASLAQPAELTVADETVSFSGIELAVGSGRITATGSAGQTLDIALDVTAFPLNIANTIVPDLGLAGTVSGTAQISGEASDPRASFSVEANGINAAAISEFGIAPLTVSAQGSFADNTVTLSQARANGSGGLSATAQGTIPLEGTGLNIAVNGSAPLALANRFVADRGAQISGTANLDARVTGRIDDPQFSGTVSVANGEFIDPGLALRLVGITGNASLNADRMTINTLTANLATGGSVSASGFVGLNAGFTSDIAITFDQARYADGNLVVATLNGDLRLSGPIANGGGLAGNIDIERADITVPDGFGGAVSVIDVDHVRPPSPVAATLARARIDQRASSTTTAGVPLELAITISAPNQVFIRGRGLDAEVGGAVQINGNVADIQPVGGLELIRGRLSILGQRIDFDEGTVTLIGDLDPFINLVARTQGNDITVIVTVSGRASSPEVTFSSDPMLPQDEVLARLIFDRGVGELSPLQLAQLAAAAAELAGGGSGSGSLLGSLRAAAGLDDLDIVTDSEGNVGVRAGAYIDDNIYLGVEAGAGESRVTIDLDITEQLRARGTTSTTGNSGVGLFYEQDY; this is encoded by the coding sequence ATGCGTGTTCTTGCGGCAATCGCTGTTGTCTCGCTCGCCATGCCGGTCCCGGCCATGGCCCAGGAAGCCGAGCGCGAAAGCCTGATGGACATGCTGGCCCGCGCCACTCAGCTCAACGAAACCGAGCAGCGCGGGGCGCTTGTCGGTTTCGTGGAAAACCAGATCTCCACGCCCGACCGTCAGATCAGGCTCAACGGCATCGATGGCGCGCTCTCGTCCAACGCCTCGATCGACCAGATCACCATTTCCGATACCGAAGGCATCTGGCTGATCGTCGAGAACGCGCAATTGCAGTGGAACCAGGGCGCGCTGCTGTTCGGGCGGTTGGAAATCCAGTCGCTTTCCGCCGATTCAATTGCCTATATCCGCAACCCGGTGTCCACTGAAGCGCCCACCGCCCCGTCCCCCGAGGCGGGCGGGTTCTCGGTTCCCGAATTGCCCGTCGCGGTAATTTTGGAGAACCTCTCGGTCCCCAATGTGCGGTTTGGTGAACAGGTCTTTGGGCTGGGCTCGGAAATCTCGCTGGCCGGATCGATGACGCTCGATGGCGGTGCCATAGATGCCGTACTCGACATCGAACGCCTCGATGGACCCGGCGGCACGCTCGATCTTGATCTGCAATACGCCAATGACACGCGCGAAATCGATCTCGGGCTAGAACTCGTCGAACCGGAAGACGGTATCGTCGCCAACCTCCTCAATATCGAGGGGCGCCCGGAAATCGCCCTGGGCCTGCAGGGTGCCGGTCCCATCGACGATCTCGATATCGATCTGACTTTTGATGCCGATGGCAACCGCATCCTGACCGGAGAGGGCACGCTCGATCAGACTACCCAGGGGTTGGCCATCGCCGCCGATTTGGGCGGCCCATTGTCCACAGTCCTGCCCGCAGCCTACCGTGACTTCTTTGGCGAACAGACCACGCTTTCACTCGACGCGCTGATGCGCGACGCCGGTGGCTTTGAAATTTCCGATCTTTCGCTCTCGGGCGGCGAGCTGTCGCTTCTGGCCAATGCCGCCACCACGGCGGACGGCTTTTTGAGCCGGCTCGATATGAGCGGCGAAATTGCCCCGGTTTCGGGCGACACGGTCACTCTGCCGGTGCCCGGCGCCTCCACCCGTATCGAGCGCGCCGGTTTCGCGGTCGATTATGGCGGTGAGGGGTCCGACCAATGGTCGGGACGCCTTGAAATGGTTGGCTTTGAGACACCCGACTTCGCAGCGCAAAGCCTGGTGCTCGACATCTCCGGGGTCGCCGCCGATCTCGACGATCCGGCCAACCGCCGCGTGACCTTCAACGGCGATGGCATGCTCGAGGGCGTCACGGCGGCGTCGGAAGAAATTTCCCAGGCACTGGGATCATCGATCGGGTTCGGCCTCGCGGGCATGTGGGAGGCGGGCCAGCCCATAACGCTTGCCCAGCTTCGCCTCGTCGCCCAGGCGCTCAATTTCGAAGCCGCCGGCCAGATCGAGGACAATGTCTTTACCGGCGATCTCGCACTCACCACCGAGTCCATCGCGCCCTTTTCCGGCCTCGCCGAACGTGAGTTGTCCGGCGCCATTGCGCTCGCCGCAAACGGCACCATCTCACCTCTGAGCGGCGGGTTCAATCTCACCCTCGATGGCACTGGCACCGATCTTTCTGTCGACGACGACATCGCCGACAATTTGCTCGACGGCACCGTTGCGCTGACGGGCCGCGTGGCGCGCAGCGAAGCCGGGCTCGAAGCCGAAACCTTCCGCATCGCCAACGAGCAGGTCGAGATGGTCGCCGACGGCACTTACGCCACCGGCACTGCCGATTTCTCCTTCGATCTGGCACTGGCCGATCTGGCCCTGATCAATCCCGAGATGTCGGGGCGCCTCACCGCAACGGGCACGGCGCAGGGCGCCGAAGGCAATATCGCTTTGCCCGCCGACATCGACATCCCCGAAGGCACGCTCGGCGGTCGCACGCTGCGCAACGCCAATATCGGCTTTGACGGCACGTCGAGCGAAGAGGGGCTCGTCGGTGCCCTCTCCGGCGCCGCAGCGCTCGACGGGTTCCGCGTCACCCTCTCAAGCGACATCGACAACAATGCCGAGCGTCTGCGCCTGTCCGACATTGCGTTCGAGGCCCCCGGCACGGCGCTTTCGGGCAATCTCACCCGCTTTGCCGACGGCCTGCTCGATGGCCGGTTGACCCTTGATGCCCCCAATATCGAAACCGCCGCCGCGCTTGCGCTGGTCGACGCCAGCGGCGCTGCCCATGCCGATATCGCCCTTGATCGCGAAGGTGAAAGCCAGAGTGCGGAAATTGCCGCCTCGCTCAACGCGGTGAGGTTCAACGATATCACAATCGGCTCGGCCGATGTCGAAGCGACGATTACCGACCTGTTCGGCGTCCCGGTCATCGACGGATCGATCAACGGCGCCGATATTGTTGCGGCAGGCACCAATGTGCAAACCGTTTCGCTCACCGCCACCGCCAGCCAGGAGACCACCCGGTTTTCGGGCGATGCGTCCCTCAACGCGGGGACCGAAGTGACTTTGGCCGGCTTGCTCGAACCCATTGCCGATGGATACCGCGTCGCGCTTGACGATTTCCGGCTCGCCCAGGGCCAGCTTTCCGCAAGCCTTGCCCAACCCGCCGAACTGACCGTCGCCGATGAGACGGTTTCGTTCTCCGGGATCGAACTGGCTGTAGGCTCCGGCCGCATCACGGCGACGGGCAGCGCCGGGCAAACTCTCGACATCGCGCTTGATGTCACAGCTTTCCCGCTCAATATCGCCAACACCATTGTTCCAGATCTTGGGTTGGCCGGAACGGTTTCGGGCACCGCGCAAATCTCGGGCGAAGCCAGCGATCCGCGCGCCAGCTTCTCGGTTGAGGCCAACGGCATCAACGCCGCCGCGATCTCCGAATTCGGCATCGCCCCGCTCACGGTTTCGGCTCAGGGCAGTTTTGCCGATAACACCGTCACGCTCTCGCAGGCCCGCGCCAACGGTTCGGGCGGCCTCAGCGCCACCGCACAGGGCACCATTCCGCTTGAAGGAACGGGCCTCAATATCGCTGTCAACGGCTCGGCCCCGCTCGCGCTCGCCAACCGCTTCGTGGCCGATCGCGGCGCGCAGATTTCAGGCACGGCAAATCTGGACGCCCGGGTGACAGGTCGTATCGACGATCCGCAGTTTTCAGGCACCGTCTCGGTCGCCAATGGTGAATTCATCGATCCCGGACTTGCACTTCGGCTGGTCGGCATCACCGGCAACGCTTCGCTCAATGCAGACCGCATGACCATCAACACGCTCACCGCCAATCTCGCCACGGGCGGCTCGGTTTCGGCTTCCGGTTTTGTCGGTCTCAATGCAGGTTTCACTTCCGATATCGCCATCACTTTCGATCAGGCGCGCTATGCCGATGGCAATCTCGTGGTCGCTACGCTCAACGGCGATCTGCGGCTCTCCGGCCCCATCGCCAATGGCGGGGGGCTTGCCGGCAATATCGACATCGAGCGCGCCGACATCACCGTTCCCGATGGCTTCGGCGGTGCCGTGAGCGTCATCGACGTCGATCATGTCCGTCCCCCTTCGCCGGTCGCCGCGACGCTGGCGCGGGCCCGCATCGACCAGCGTGCGTCGAGCACCACGACCGCCGGCGTGCCGCTTGAACTCGCCATCACGATTTCGGCGCCCAATCAGGTGTTCATCCGCGGGCGCGGTCTCGATGCCGAAGTGGGTGGTGCCGTGCAGATCAATGGCAATGTCGCCGATATCCAGCCCGTCGGCGGGCTCGAACTGATCCGGGGCCGCCTTTCGATCCTTGGCCAGCGTATCGATTTCGACGAAGGCACCGTCACCCTGATTGGCGATCTCGACCCCTTCATCAACCTTGTCGCCCGCACCCAGGGCAATGACATCACGGTCATCGTTACGGTTTCGGGTCGTGCATCATCGCCCGAGGTAACCTTCTCGTCCGATCCCATGCTGCCCCAGGACGAAGTTCTGGCGCGGCTGATCTTTGATCGTGGCGTGGGTGAACTTTCCCCGCTGCAACTGGCCCAACTGGCTGCGGCAGCAGCCGAACTGGCCGGTGGCGGCAGCGGTTCGGGTTCGCTCCTGGGCTCGTTGCGCGCGGCGGCGGGGCTCGACGACCTCGACATCGTCACGGACTCCGAAGGCAATGTCGGCGTGCGTGCCGGCGCCTATATCGACGACAACATATATCTCGGCGTCGAGGCCGGGGCCGGGGAAAGCCGGGTCACCATCGACCTCGACATCACCGAACAGCTCCGGGCGCGCGGGACCACCAGCACCACGGGCAATTCCGGTGTCGGCCTGTTCTACGAACAGGATTACTGA